One Pyxicephalus adspersus chromosome 3, UCB_Pads_2.0, whole genome shotgun sequence genomic window carries:
- the PDE6G gene encoding retinal rod rhodopsin-sensitive cGMP 3',5'-cyclic phosphodiesterase subunit gamma, translated as MNLEPAKPDIKSATRVVGGPATPRKGPPKFKQRQTRQFKSKPPKKGIQGFGDDIPGMEGLGTDITVICPWEAFNHLELHELAQYGII; from the exons ATGAACCTAGAACCCGCAAAGCCTGATATTAAGTCTGCAACCCGCGTGGTGGGAGGGCCCGCAACTCCTAGGAAAGGGCCACCTAAATTCAAGCAGAGGCAAACCCGACAGTTCAAAAGTAAACCCCCAAAGAAGGGTATTCAGGG aTTTGGTGATGACATTCCCGGTATGGAGGGTCTAGGAACAG ACATCACCGTTATCTGCCCCTGGGAAGCCTTCAATCACTTGGAGCTGCACGAACTGGCCCAATATGGTATCATCTAA
- the TSPAN10 gene encoding tetraspanin-10 isoform X2 produces MKMQMSMASNILTEERPFDGHSGSGVHDTSNVTYYTRDRSDVSENISNTLSDTPKKRFLVIPYYPDPFLPIIKYFMFFINVLFFTAGLSTMSFSIWGLCFKESLAGGRIEYLDTDPMLFFLLVGLITCTLSLSACIGFIRENTILLRIFFYGLFTVIIAQGLIAICILDFQQQIQDLLKNTMFNAMTRYQDDLDLKFIVDEVQLGMKCCGVESFQDWEVNMYYNCTSPGIPACGVPYSCCIDPLQNGSVPNSQCGFGALRMGDLEASNIVYIDGCLIKLNQWFSYRIWDIVASYFLLIAIEITFVALARRVIEEVKVLKYLH; encoded by the exons ATGAAAATGCAAATGTCTATGGCTTCAAACATCTTAACAGAAGAG agacCTTTTGATGGGCATTCAGGTTCGGGGGTCCATGACACCTCGAATGTGACTTACTACACCCGTGACCGCAGTGATGTATCCGAGAATATATCAAACACTCTGTCTGATAccccaaaaaaaagatttcttgtgATACCCTACTACCCTGACCCATTCCTCCCAATAATCAAGTACTTCATGTTCTTCATCAACGTACTCTTCTTCACTGCGGGATTGAGTACCATGAGTTTCAGCATCTGGGGGCTTTGTTTCAAGGAGTCTTTAGCGGGTGGAAGAATCGAGTACCTGGATACCGACCCCATGCTTTTTTTCCTACTAGTAGGCTTGATCACTTGCACCCTGTCGCTCTCTGCGTGCATCGGGTTTATTAGAGAGAACACTATTCTTCTCCGCATCTTCTTCTACGGATTATTTACTGTGATAATTGCTCAGGGCTTGATTGCCATCTGTATCCTTGATTTTCAGCAGCAGATCCAAGATTTATTGAAAAACACCATGTTTAATGCCATGACCAGATACCAAGATGACCTGGACCTGAAGTTCATAGTGGATGAGGTGCAGCTGGGCATGAAATGTTGTGGAGTTGAATCCTTCCAAGACTGGGAGGTTAATAT gtattacaACTGCACATCTCCTGGTATTCCCGCTTGTGGCGTTCCATATTCCTGCTGCATCGATCCCCTTCAGAATGGCTCCGTACCTAACTCCCAATGTGGCTTTGGTGCTTTAAGGATGGGAGATCTTGAAGCCAGTAACATCGTCTATATAGATGGTTGCCTTATCAAGCTGAATCAATGGTTCAGCTACAGGATCTGGGATATTGTGGCATCTTACTTCTTGCTGATCGCTATTGAGATCACCTTTGTAGCCCTTGCCCGAAGAGTAATTGAGGAAGTCAAGGTTCTCAAATATTTGCATTGA
- the TSPAN10 gene encoding tetraspanin-10 isoform X1, whose amino-acid sequence MGRKIFPFPLKLCLFTRNNAEEPNESSTLLPERPFDGHSGSGVHDTSNVTYYTRDRSDVSENISNTLSDTPKKRFLVIPYYPDPFLPIIKYFMFFINVLFFTAGLSTMSFSIWGLCFKESLAGGRIEYLDTDPMLFFLLVGLITCTLSLSACIGFIRENTILLRIFFYGLFTVIIAQGLIAICILDFQQQIQDLLKNTMFNAMTRYQDDLDLKFIVDEVQLGMKCCGVESFQDWEVNMYYNCTSPGIPACGVPYSCCIDPLQNGSVPNSQCGFGALRMGDLEASNIVYIDGCLIKLNQWFSYRIWDIVASYFLLIAIEITFVALARRVIEEVKVLKYLH is encoded by the exons ATGGGAAGAAAAATATTTCCGTTCCCCCTGAAACTTTGTTTGTTCACCCGAAATAATGCTGAGGAACCTAATGAGTCCAGCACATTGCTACCTGAG agacCTTTTGATGGGCATTCAGGTTCGGGGGTCCATGACACCTCGAATGTGACTTACTACACCCGTGACCGCAGTGATGTATCCGAGAATATATCAAACACTCTGTCTGATAccccaaaaaaaagatttcttgtgATACCCTACTACCCTGACCCATTCCTCCCAATAATCAAGTACTTCATGTTCTTCATCAACGTACTCTTCTTCACTGCGGGATTGAGTACCATGAGTTTCAGCATCTGGGGGCTTTGTTTCAAGGAGTCTTTAGCGGGTGGAAGAATCGAGTACCTGGATACCGACCCCATGCTTTTTTTCCTACTAGTAGGCTTGATCACTTGCACCCTGTCGCTCTCTGCGTGCATCGGGTTTATTAGAGAGAACACTATTCTTCTCCGCATCTTCTTCTACGGATTATTTACTGTGATAATTGCTCAGGGCTTGATTGCCATCTGTATCCTTGATTTTCAGCAGCAGATCCAAGATTTATTGAAAAACACCATGTTTAATGCCATGACCAGATACCAAGATGACCTGGACCTGAAGTTCATAGTGGATGAGGTGCAGCTGGGCATGAAATGTTGTGGAGTTGAATCCTTCCAAGACTGGGAGGTTAATAT gtattacaACTGCACATCTCCTGGTATTCCCGCTTGTGGCGTTCCATATTCCTGCTGCATCGATCCCCTTCAGAATGGCTCCGTACCTAACTCCCAATGTGGCTTTGGTGCTTTAAGGATGGGAGATCTTGAAGCCAGTAACATCGTCTATATAGATGGTTGCCTTATCAAGCTGAATCAATGGTTCAGCTACAGGATCTGGGATATTGTGGCATCTTACTTCTTGCTGATCGCTATTGAGATCACCTTTGTAGCCCTTGCCCGAAGAGTAATTGAGGAAGTCAAGGTTCTCAAATATTTGCATTGA